The genomic segment GCGTCGATCTGGAGGCTGCCGGGCACAAGGTGCTGGTCTGCGCGCTGAAGGGCATCGGCATCCGCCAGAACGAACTACATCCGGGCATCACGCTGACCGACCATATCAACGACGTGCTGGTGCAGATCACCGCCGCCGGGTTCGATCGCTTCATCCTGGCAGGCCATTCCTATGGCGGCATGGTGGTGACAGGCGTTGCCGCGCAGCTGGGCGCGCGGATCGACGCGCTGGCCTATCTGGATGCCTTCTGGCCCGAAGATGGCCAGTCCCTGTGGGACATCACCGGTGAGTTCGAGCATAGCTGGTATATCGACCGGCAGAAGGCCACGCCGGGCCTGGTGCCCCCCATCGGCGGGATCGATTTCGAGATCGTCCCAAATGTCGTGGGCCTGCACCCGTTGCTGACCCTGCTGGAAGGGGTGAAGCTGACGGGCGAGGAAAAGAAGATCCCGCGTCACGTCTATGTCTATGCCACGGACTGGCAGCCCACCCCCTTCACCCGCTTTGCCGAAAAGGCCAAGGCGGACCCGGCCTGCGACTATCACGAGAGCAAGGCCAGCCACCATGTGATGAGTGACCAGCCGGAACAGATCGCGGAGATCCTGCTGGGGCTGGCTGGGTAGCCTGCTCGAGCGCCCCCGGCAGCCCCTCGGCCCAGCGCCCGGGGATGCAACTGGGGGCGGGCCGCGCCGGGTCAGGCCTTAGGGGCGGCTGGCATAGATGGCCGACCAGTGATCGGCCTGGCGCGAGGTGACGAAGCCCTTTTGCTGCAGGATTTCCTCGACCGGGTCCATCCAGTCCGTGTCATGCACTTCCACGCTCAGCGCGTTGACGCGGGCCAGCCAGTCGGGGTGGCGGAACAGTTCCCACTCCGCGCCTTCAATGTCCATCTTGACGTAATCGGCCGCAGCAATGCCGCGCTCGTCAAGCAGAGTGGCGAGGCTGATCGTCCGCGCGGTCTTCTCCCCCTTGCCGATCGCGAAACCGTCGGCCCGCTGGCCGCCATAGGTCATCTCGCCATCTTCCGACCAGATCCCGGCCTCCACCAGCTCGACATTGGGATAGGCCGCCAGATTGCGCCGGGCGAGCGCCGCATTGGCGGAATCCAGCTCCAGCGCGATCACTCTGGCATCGGGGAAACTGTTGGCGAAATCGGCCGCCGCATAGCCCACGTTGGCGCCCAGATCGAGGATCACCGCCCCTTTAGGCAGCGGGGCATGCGGCAAATGCGACCGCGAGCCGAAGACATATTCCATCGCAATCGCATCGGTGGTGCCTGCCCGGGCAATCACCGGATGGCTGAGATGGCGAACCTGGAACTCCGCCTCGCCATGGCCCTGTCCGCGCTTGAACCGCATGAAGCGAAGCCATTGCGCGGCCGGGATATAACCGAGAACGGAAACTGCTCGTTTGAGTCGCTCTATCATGCATCCCCGTCCAATTGCCTGAATTGGCCGCAGCATATGGCCGGAAGGGTTGCCAAAGCATGCCGGTGCATCCCGCTGTGCGACAGGGTGAGGGGCATATGGGACGGCCTGTCCCAAGGGGCCCCATCGGTCGCAGGGCGCCTTTTGGTGATCCCCGCGCCGTCCCACGCCTAATCCGGAGCCGCTGTAGTCTGGGCACCCAGCCGCCAGCGATCCCGGCTTTCGCCGGGGGTGACGGCCCTTCCATTCGTCATTGCGAGCGCAGCGACGCAATCCAATGGCTCGCGCGCAGGCTCTGGATTGCCGCGCGGCCTTGCCGCTCGCAGTGACAAGGAAGGCAAACACACGCACCCTCCGCTGGCAAATGCGGATTGAGGCCAGGGGGAGGAACCCGTCGGACGGGTCCGGGCCGGTGTTTCGGGGCACCCGCATGAGATCCCTCTGGTGCGGTTTGCTGCGCGAATGGCGGGCGAAGTGCCGCGTGAAACGACAAGTGCAGGAACAAGCGGCGCAGAACCTCCCGCTGGACACCGCAACGCGCGCGTCCGTCGACCGGCTCAGGACGGACGGATGTGGAGCCCCCCTACAACCCCAGGCGATAGGTCAGGAAGGCATCGTCCCGCAGCCAGCCCTCGCGCTCATACAGGGCCTGCGCCGTGAAATTATCCGTCGCGGTGGAAAGCACCAGCCGCACTGCCCCTTCGCCGCGCCCATATTCGGCCGCGCGGCGCAACAGCGCCGTGGCTACGCCCTGCCCGCGGGCTTCGGGCGCCACGAACAGATCGTTGAGGATGAAGATGCGCGCCATCCCTGCCGAGGTGAAAGAGGGGTAGAGCTGCGTGAAGCCTGCCGCCTCCCCGTCCAGCTCGGCCAGGAAGATTGCCGATTCCCCGCGCGAGAGCCTTTCCGAAAGGAAACGCCATGCGCCGGGCAGATCGGACGGCTGGGCATAGAACTGGCGATAGGCATCGAACAGGCCCGCCAGCGCATCGACATCGCTTGCCTCTGCATGCCTGATGGCAATGGCACCCATTCAGGGGCGCTCCATCACTTCCGGCTGAGCGCGGCTTCGCACTCGGCCATCAGCGTCTGGATGATCTGGGCGGCGGGTTCTTCCGCCTTGACCATGCCGACCGACTGACCCGCCATGACCGAGCCGGATTCCACATCGCCATCGATCACCGCACGGCGCAGCGCGCCGGCCCAGAAATGTTCGATCTCAAGCTGGGCCGCGCCCATGTCCAGTTCGCCGTCATCCAGCTTCTGGGCCACTTCGCGCTGCTTGGCAGTGAATTCTTCCGTGCCCTTGTTCTTCAGCGCGCGCACCGGGATCACCGGCAGGCGCGGGTCGATCTGCACGCTGGCCACTGCATCGCGCGCATTGGCGCGGAAGAAGGCCTTCTTGAAATCCGGGTGAGCGATGCTTTCCGTGGCGCAGGCAAAGCGGGTGCCCAGCTGCACGCCCGATGCGCCCATTTCCAGATAGGCGGCAATCATGTCGCCCGTGCCGATGCCACCCGCCACGAAGACCACGTGATCGGCGGCCAGCTCCGGCAGGAATTCCTGTGCGAGCACGCTGGTGGCCACAGGGCCGATATGGCCGCCCGCCTCGCTGCCTTCGATCACCAGAGCATCCGCGCCGGAACGCAGCAGCTTCTTGGCCAGCGCCAGGGTGGGCGCGAAGACCAGCACCTTGCCGCCGAACTCCTTGATCGCTTCCACGCTGCCCTTGGGCGGAATGCCCCCCGCCAGCACCACATGGCTGACCTGATGGCGCTTGCACACCTCGATCAGGTCAAACAGCATCGGGTGCATGGTGATGAGGTTCACGCCGAAGGGCTTGCCGGTCAGGGCCTTCGTCCCGGCGATCTCCGCATCGAGCAATTCGGGCGTCATCGCGCCGCAGGCGATCACGCCGAAGCCGCCGCCATTGCTGATCGCCGCCACCAGATTGCGTTCCGAAACCCAGCTCATCGCCCCGCACAGAATCGCATAATCGCTGCCGAGGAATTCGGCGCCGCGTTGCATCAGGGCGGAAGTCTTGGGGAATGCGGTCATAGGCTGGGTATTCTCGATAGGACGCCCACAAAGGGGCCGGTTGCCGCGCGTTTTGGCGGCGAGCGCCGCGCCGCGCAAGCCTTTCGCATCAAATCGGATCAAGCGATCACTGTTCGCGTTTTAATCGGTTTTGACGAACTGACTTAAGGGCATAGGATCACATCAGCCAAACGGTTGAGCCCGTCAGGGCGAATTCTGTCCCGCAGTACCCTGAAGAGGAGAGATGTCATGAACGCCGAAGCCAAATGTCCCGTCATGCATGGCGGCAATACCACCACCTCCATGGCCAATATGGGCTGGTGGCCCGAAAGCCTGAACCTCGAAATCCTGAGCCAGCATGATCGCAAGACCAACCCAATGGGGCCGGACTTCGATTATCGCGAGGAATTGAAGAAGCTGGATGTGGAGGCGCTCAAGGCCGACATGCATGCCTTGATGACCGACAGCCAGGACTGGTGGCCGGCGGACTGGGGCCATTACGGCGGGTTGATGATCCGCATGAGCTGGCACGCGGCCGGTTCCTATCGCATCGCGGATGGCCGCGGCGGCGGCGGCACGGGCAACCAGCGTTTCGCCCCGCTCAACAGCTGGCCCGACAATGTCAGCCTGGACAAGGCGCGCCGCCTGCTGTGGCCGATCAAAAAGAAATACGGCAACAAGGTGAGCTGGGCCGATCTGATCGTGATGGCCGGGACGATCGCTTATGAAAGCATGGGCCTGAAGACCTTCGGCTTCGGCTTCGGGCGCGAAGACATCTGGCACCCGGAACTGGACATCTATTGGGGCGCGGAAAAGGAATGGCTGGGCAAGGACCGCTATGCCTCCGCCGACGATGAAACCTCGCTGGAAAACCCGCTGGCCGCGGTCCAGATGGGCCTCATCTACGTCAATCCCGAAGGTGTGGACGGCAAGCCCGATCCGCTGAAGACCGCACAGGCCGTGCGCGAAACCTTCGCCCGCATGGCGATGAATGACGAGGAAACCGTCGCTCTCACGGCAGGCGGCCATACGGTGGGCAAGTGCCACGGCAATGGCGATGCCAGCCTGCTCGGCCCCGATCCGGAAGGTGCGCCCGTGGAACAGCAGGGCTTCGGCTGGGCGAACCCGAAGGGCAAGGGCAAAGGCCGCGATACCGTGACCAGCGGGATCGAAGGCGCATGGACCACGAACCCCACCGTGTTCGACAACGGCTATTTCTATCTCCTGTTCAATTACGACTGGGAGCTGAAGAAAAGCCCGGCCGGCGCCAATCAGTGGGAACCGATCGCCATCAAGGAGGAAGACAAGCCGGTCGACGTTGAAGACCCTTCGATCCGCTACAACCCGATCATGACCGATGCCGACATGGCGATGGTGAAGGATCCGGTCTATCGCGCGATTTCGGAACGGTTCTACAACGATCCCGACTATTTCCGCGAAGTCTTCGCCCGCGCATGGTTCAAGCTGACCCACCGCGACATGGGGCCGAAGGTCCGCTATTTCGGGCCTGACGTTCCGGCCGAAGACCTGATCTGGCAGGATCCCGTCCCGGCTGGCAGCACGGGTTACAATGTGGAAGCCGTGAAGGCGAAGATCGCCGCCAGCGGCCTCAGCATCGCCGATATGGTCAGCACCGCATGGGACAGCGCCCGCACCTATCGCCAGTCCGACATGCGCGGCGGTGCCAATGGTGCGCGCATCCGGCTTACCCCGCAGAAGGACTGGGAAGGCAATGAGCCTGCGCGCCTCGCCATGGTGCTGCCGGTGCTGGAACAGATCGCTGCCGAAACCGGTGCCAGCATGGCGGATGTGATCGTGCTGGCAGGCAATGTCGCTGTCGAACAGGCAACCCGTGCGGCCGGCTATGACATCGCCGTGCCCTTCTCCCCCGGCCGCGGCGACGCGACTGACGAGCAGACCGATGCCGACAGCTTCGAACCGCTGGAACCGATCCATGACGGTTTCCGCAACTGGCAGAAGAAGGACTATGTCGTGCGCCCGGCGGAATTGCTGCTGGACCGTGCCCAGCTGATGGGCCTCACTGCCCCGGAAATGACCGTGCTGATCGGCGGGTTGCGGGCACTGGGCGCCAATTACGGCGGCAGCAAGCATGGCGTGCTCACCGGCCGGGAAGGTAGCCTGACGAGCGACTTCTTCGTCAACCTGACCGACATGGCCAACAGCTGGCATCCAGTGGGCGGCGGTGTCTTCGAAATCCGTGACCGCAAGACGGGCGCGGTGAAGTGGACCGCCACCGAAGTGGACCTGACTTTCGGTTCCAACTCGATCCTGCGCGCTTATGCAGAAGTCTACGCTCAGGACGATAATCAGGAGAAGTTCGTGAAGGACTTCGTCGCGGCCTGGACCAAGGTGATGAACGCCGACCGGTTCGACGCCATCTGATCGTTCCCAGCCCGGGGCCGCCCTCCCCCAAGACTGGCGGCCTCTGGCGACCTCCCCGTCCTTCATGGGCGGGGAGGTTTCTGCTTTCCGGTGCCCGCCCGCGCCAAACCGCTTGCCCCGCGCGCGCCGAGCATTAGGGTCCGCCCCCGAAGCCACCGGACGCGTGGCATGAGGGAAGAGGACTACCGGGAATGAAAGCGAAATTCACCGCATGCGCGGCCGCGCTCTGTCTCACGCTCGCCGCGGGCGCACCCGCCATGGCGCGCGAGCCGATCACAGCGCAGGCCGTGATCGACAAGGCCGAGATCGAGGATCTGCTGACCCGCTATTACGCCCAGTTCGGCGGCGGGGTGGAAGACCATGTGGGCGAATATTATGCCGAGGATGGCGAGATGGTGCTGGGCGCCAACAGCTATAAGGGCATCGCGGCGATCAAGGGCGCCTATGCCGCCGTTCCGGCAGATGCGCCGCAGCGCAAGAGCTTCGCGCTCAACATCCTGATCGGCAATCCGCTGATTACCGTCAGCGGCGATACGGCCACGGCCCGCCTCGTCTTCACCGAATATGTGGTCGACAAACAGGGCGATGCCCCCCGCATCCTCACCATGGGCCGCGAGTTCGACTGGCTGGTGAAGCGCAACGGCAAATGGCTTATCCAGAAGCGCCAGATCATGGGCGCCAATGGCACGCCGGAAGGCTGGGTGGATTGAGGCTTAGCTGGTTGACCTGAACCGGAATTTACTCTCGTTCGCCATTGCATTTGCCGCCGGGTAGCGAAGCAATCAGGGGCCATCGCAATGCAGCAGACCATGGCGAACGAGATATGCCTGCAGGGGCAAAGCCAGCAAGGCGACGGCCAGGAAGCAGACATAGATCGGCCTGCCGCGCGCCCAGAACAGTGAGAACACTCCCAAGGCGAAAAGTCCAAAATACAGAATGTGGACGTAGCCGATGCCTGCGAACAACGTCGACGCAGATGCAGTACAAAACACTGAAATTACAGGAAAAATACCAAAGCTCAGCCAAAACAGCGTCGCCTGGACAATCAGAAGGCCGACAACGGGCAGTGGCCGGAATCGTCGCGTGAAGCTGTAACACATTCCATATGCAATAGGCGCGGCGTTCGAAGTGCGCCATGACGTGACAGGCTCGGCAATAAAAAGGGGCGCCTTTCGGCGCCCCTTCTCATTCCGGCAGTGCCGAAGCGCGGTTGCGCCTCAGGCCGCTTCATCTTTCGCGTCGAGGTCATAGGCGGTGTGCAGCACGCGGACGGCCAGTTCGGTCTCGTCCTCGTCGATCAGCACGCTGACCTTGATCTCGCTGGTGGAGATTGCCTGGATATTGATCCCGCGATCGGCCAGCGCCTTGAACATGGTGCTGGCAACGCCTGCATGGCTGCGCATGCCGACGCCCACGACGCTGACCTTGGCGACCTTGTCGTCGCTGATCATGCGGAAGAAGCCGATCTTGTCCTTGTTCTCTTCCAGCAGCGCCTGAGTGCGCAGCAGGTCCGCCTTGGGAACCGTGAAGGTCACATCCGTTTCGCCCTTATCCTTGGCGACATTCTGGATAATCATGTCGACATTGATGTTGTTGGCGGCGAGCGGTTCAAACACGGTGGCCACCGCACCGGGGCGGTCCGCGATGCGGGTAAGGGTCACCTTCGCTTCGTTCTTGTCGGCGGCGATGCCGGTGATCAGCTGACGTTCCATGTCCAGTCCTTCGAGTTCCTCATCGCTGACGATCATCGTTCCGGGGAGCGTGTCGGCAGCCGGCGCATCGTCGTCAATAAAGGACGAGAGCACCTGCACCCTGACCTTCTCCTTCATGGCGAGGCTGACCGAGCGGGTTTGCAGCACCTTCGAGCCGACCGAAGCCAGTTCGAGCATTTCTTCATAAGTCACGTGGCTGAGCTTGCGCGCCTTGGCCACGATACGCGGATCGGTGGTGTAGACGCCGTCCACGTCGGTATAGATGTCGCAGCGATCGGCATTGACTGCCGCGGCCACGGCCACTGCCGACGTATCCGAACCGCCACGGCCCAGAGTGGTCACGCGATTGGCGGGCGACAGGCCCTGAAAGCCGGGGATCACCGCGATCTCGCCCGCGGCCATGCTGGCCAGCAGGGCTTCGGAATCGAAATCCTCGATCCGCGCCTTGGAATGGGCATCGTCGGTATGGATCGGCAATTGCCAGCCCAGCCAGCTGCGCGCCTTGCAGCCCATGGCCTGCAGGGTGAGCGCGAGCAGGCCCGAAGTCACCTGTTCGCCAGAGGCGACCACCACGTCATATTCGGCGGGGTCATACAGAGGGTTCGCCTCGCGGCAGAAGTTCACCAGGCGATCGGTCTCGCCCGCCATGGCAGAAACCACCACGGCCACTTCATGCCCCGCGGCCTGCTGACGGCGCACGATATTGGCCACGCGACGGATACGTTCCGTCCCGGCCATCGAGGTGCCGCCGAATTTCATCACGATCCGGGCCAAGTCGTTCTTGCTCCTGCACGCTGGAATCAGGTCTGGCGCGCTGTTAGGGGTGTCCTATGGCCAATGCAACTGTCGCATCTGCAACGATCCGCCCCGAAGAAGCCGAGCATTTCGGCGCGCTGGCGGCAGACTGGTGGAACCCCAAGGGATCATCCGCCATGCTGCACAAGCTCAACCCTGTGCGGCTGGGCTTTTTGCGGGAGGCCGTGAACCGCCATTGGGGCGCCGATCCCGCCTCGCTCAAGCCGCTGGCCGGGCGCAGTGCGCTGGATGTGGGCTGCGGGGCGGGCTTGCTGGCGGAGCCGCTGGCACGGTTGGGCGCGGCCGTTACCGGCGTGGATGCCGCGGCGGAAAATATCGCGGCGGCCAGTGCCCATGCGGCAGGCGGCGGCCTCGCCATAGATTATCGCCATGGCGAGCTTGGCGCGCTGGGCCTTGGGCAGTTCAATCTGGTCACGGCGATGGAAGTGATCGAGCATGTGGCGGACAAGGCGCTGTTCGTGCGCCAGTTGGCCGAAAGGCTGACGGATGGCGCGCTGATGGTGCTTTCCACCCCCAACCGCACGCCGCAATCGCGCCTGCTGATGGTGGATGCCGCCGAGACTGTGGGGCTGATCCCCAAGGGCACCCATCATTGGGACGATTTCATCACGCCTGAAGAACTGGGCGACCTGCTGGCAGATGCCGGGCTCACCATGGGCGAGCCGCGCGGCATTGCCTTCTCCCCCATGAAGGGCCTGCATCTGTCGGGCGATCTTTCGCTCAATTACATCGTCACCGCGCGGGCGGGCTGAGGGGCGGGCCATGATCCTGCGCGACAAGCCGAGCTGGGTGGAACTGGCCTTTGCCGTGCGCGGCTCCATCGTGCCGCTGATCGCGCCGCGCATTGCCGGGCTGATGCTGTTTTCGGCGCTGATGGTGCTGCTGCACAACCGCTATGGCGCCTTCCCCGAACTGGAGGCCGTGGGCTTCACCGTGTTCGGTATCGCGCTCTCGCTGTTCCTCGGCTTCCGCAACAACGCCGCCTATGACCGCTGGTGGGAAGGGCGCAAGCTGTGGGGCGGGCTGCTGGCCGATATGCGCAGCCTTGCGCGCGAAGTGCAGCTTTTCGTCGCCGATGAGGATCGCCAGCGGCGGATCATCCGCGCGGCGCGCGCCTTCATCCATTTGCACCGCGCCAATCTGCGCAAGCTGAAGGATGACGAGAGGGCGCGCGAGCTTGGCGGCGTGCTGGCCGATGCCCCCCATCCCCCCTGTGCCGCGCTGGATGCCATCACCGCCGAACTGGGCGATGCGCTGCGCAGCGGCACGATGGACGGCTTCGGCGCAAAGGCCCTGCAGGAACGCGTCGCCAGCATCGCCCTGCAACAGGCCGGGTGCGAGCGGATCGCCAACACCCCGCTGCCCTATGTCTATTCGCTGCTGATCTACCGCACGACCTATGTCTATTGCCTGCTACTGCCGCTGGCGCTGGTGGGCACCGCAGGCTGGATGACGCCGGTTTTCGTGGGCATCGTGGCCTATGTGTTCCTGGGCCTGGCCGAAGTGACGGAAGACCTCAGCCACCCCTTCGGCACTACGCCCAATGCCCTGCCGCTGGACGCGATCTGCCGCGCGGTGGAAATCAGCCTTGCGCCCCATCTGGGCGAGGAACCGCCCGCGCCGCTGGGGGCGAAGAACTTCTATCTGAGCTGAAGCACCGCGGCCCTAACGGGCTGCAATCGCATCGGCGGGATTGTCGCTGAACAGCCCGTCTACCCCGGCTGCCTCCAGCATCCTGACCAGCCCGGCCATATTGCCATGGGCGCCAAGGTCCGTGCCGTTGTGCAGCATTGCGGGCAGGAAGGCGTTCTCGCGCCGCAGGGTCCAGCCATGCACCAGCAACCCGGCGGCATGGGCATCGGCCACCAGGGGTGTGGCGCTGCCATCGGAATTGAGGATCAGCCGCAGATCGGCGCCCACCCCATCGGCATAGGCGGCAACGCGCTTCAGCCCTTCAGGCGTGACCATGCGGGCATAGGGCATGTCCGACCGGTCCGCAGGGGCGCCTTCCGCCGCCATCAATTGCACCAACCGCAGCTTCGTCTTCGGCCGCAACTCTTCCAGCGGGCCGACTTCGAAGCACTGGATGAACACCGGATCGTCCTTCGCACCATATCCCGCCTCGCCCAGCTGGCGCAGCAGCATATCGCCCAGCGCGAAGCCCTGCGCCTTGAAGAAAGTCGGGTGCTTGAGTTCGGGATAGATGCCGATGCGGCGCCCGGTCTCGGCCTCCTTGGCTTTCACCAGCGCCAGCACTTCGGCAAGGGTCGGCACCTGAAAGAGCCGGTCGAAGCGGGTATTGGCCACACGCAAATCGGGCAGGCGTTCCTTCGCGCGCAGGGTGCGCAGTTCGGCCAGAGTGAAATCCTCGGTGAACCAGCCGGTGACCTGTTCTCCGTCGATTGTCTTGATGGCCTTGCGATCCGCGAATTCTGGATGATCGGCCACATCGGTAGTGCCGGAAATTTCGTTCTCGTGCCGGGCGACCAGCACGCCGTCCTTCGTGGAAACCAGATCCGGCTCGATGAAATCCGCGCCCTGATCGATGGCCCGCTCGTAAGAGGCCAGCGTGTGTTCCGGCCGTTCCCCGCTCGCACCGCGATGGGCGATGATCGTCAGTGGCGCTTCAGCCATGGCCGGCGCCGCGATCAGCGCAAGGGCAAAGGCAGCAAGGCACCGTGCCGGCCAGTTCAGCCCAGTGCGGCTGCCCATTCCTCGGGTTTGAAGCCCACCAGCAGCCCACCGGAATGTTCCACCACCGGCCGCTTGATCATGCTGGGCTGCTCCACCATCAGCGCCACGGCCTTTGCCCCATCCAGATCCTGCTTCGCTTCGTCCGGCAGCTTGCGGAAAGTGGTGCCCGCGCGGTTCAGCAGCTTTTCCCAGCCGACAATGGCCGCCCAGCCCTTCAGCTTCGCGGCGTCCGCCCCTTCCTTCTTGTAGTCGTGGAAAGTGTAGGAAAGTCCCTGCCCGTCGAGCCATGTGCGCGCCTTCTTCACCGTGTCGCAATTGGGAATGCCGTAGAAGTGGATCGTCATGTCGGGGCCTCGAATGTCAGGGTTATGACTGTTGCTGCAGGATTGCTCAGCCTGCGCGCGGAAAATGCCGCACGCGCGGATCGGGGCAGGAATAGACGGTGTAGCTCTCGTAATATTCCGCACGGCCCCGGCCCTGCACCATGGCGTGTTCCGCATGGCGCGCCCATGCGCGGGCGTGATCCTCGCTCTCCCATTCGGACATGGAAAGCGTTTCGCCGTCCTCCGCGCGATAGCTGCGATAGGCGATGAAGCCGGGCTGCCGGCGCGCCAGTTCCTCCATACGCGCGGCATCCTCGGCATAGGCGGCAGCGTCCATGTCCGCCCGTTTGCGGCTGCGGAACACATTGAGATACATTAGCGCCCTCCCCCCAGATGGGCATCGGCGATCGCCACGGCCAAAGCGTCCGCCGCGTCGGCCCCGGCCACTTTCGCGCCGGGCAGCAACACCTTGAGCATGGCCTGCACCTGCTGCTTCTCCGCCGCACCGGTGCCCACCACGGCCTTCTTCACCAGCCTTGTGGCATGTTCGGCCACGGGCAGCGATCCGCGCGCGCAGGCGGCCAGAATGGCACCGCGCGCATGGGC from the Erythrobacter sp. SG61-1L genome contains:
- a CDS encoding alpha/beta hydrolase encodes the protein MANYVLVHGAWGGGQSYDKTRVDLEAAGHKVLVCALKGIGIRQNELHPGITLTDHINDVLVQITAAGFDRFILAGHSYGGMVVTGVAAQLGARIDALAYLDAFWPEDGQSLWDITGEFEHSWYIDRQKATPGLVPPIGGIDFEIVPNVVGLHPLLTLLEGVKLTGEEKKIPRHVYVYATDWQPTPFTRFAEKAKADPACDYHESKASHHVMSDQPEQIAEILLGLAG
- a CDS encoding FkbM family methyltransferase produces the protein MRFKRGQGHGEAEFQVRHLSHPVIARAGTTDAIAMEYVFGSRSHLPHAPLPKGAVILDLGANVGYAAADFANSFPDARVIALELDSANAALARRNLAAYPNVELVEAGIWSEDGEMTYGGQRADGFAIGKGEKTARTISLATLLDERGIAAADYVKMDIEGAEWELFRHPDWLARVNALSVEVHDTDWMDPVEEILQQKGFVTSRQADHWSAIYASRP
- a CDS encoding GNAT family N-acetyltransferase, which translates into the protein MGAIAIRHAEASDVDALAGLFDAYRQFYAQPSDLPGAWRFLSERLSRGESAIFLAELDGEAAGFTQLYPSFTSAGMARIFILNDLFVAPEARGQGVATALLRRAAEYGRGEGAVRLVLSTATDNFTAQALYEREGWLRDDAFLTYRLGL
- a CDS encoding nitronate monooxygenase, yielding MTAFPKTSALMQRGAEFLGSDYAILCGAMSWVSERNLVAAISNGGGFGVIACGAMTPELLDAEIAGTKALTGKPFGVNLITMHPMLFDLIEVCKRHQVSHVVLAGGIPPKGSVEAIKEFGGKVLVFAPTLALAKKLLRSGADALVIEGSEAGGHIGPVATSVLAQEFLPELAADHVVFVAGGIGTGDMIAAYLEMGASGVQLGTRFACATESIAHPDFKKAFFRANARDAVASVQIDPRLPVIPVRALKNKGTEEFTAKQREVAQKLDDGELDMGAAQLEIEHFWAGALRRAVIDGDVESGSVMAGQSVGMVKAEEPAAQIIQTLMAECEAALSRK
- the katG gene encoding catalase/peroxidase HPI, whose protein sequence is MNAEAKCPVMHGGNTTTSMANMGWWPESLNLEILSQHDRKTNPMGPDFDYREELKKLDVEALKADMHALMTDSQDWWPADWGHYGGLMIRMSWHAAGSYRIADGRGGGGTGNQRFAPLNSWPDNVSLDKARRLLWPIKKKYGNKVSWADLIVMAGTIAYESMGLKTFGFGFGREDIWHPELDIYWGAEKEWLGKDRYASADDETSLENPLAAVQMGLIYVNPEGVDGKPDPLKTAQAVRETFARMAMNDEETVALTAGGHTVGKCHGNGDASLLGPDPEGAPVEQQGFGWANPKGKGKGRDTVTSGIEGAWTTNPTVFDNGYFYLLFNYDWELKKSPAGANQWEPIAIKEEDKPVDVEDPSIRYNPIMTDADMAMVKDPVYRAISERFYNDPDYFREVFARAWFKLTHRDMGPKVRYFGPDVPAEDLIWQDPVPAGSTGYNVEAVKAKIAASGLSIADMVSTAWDSARTYRQSDMRGGANGARIRLTPQKDWEGNEPARLAMVLPVLEQIAAETGASMADVIVLAGNVAVEQATRAAGYDIAVPFSPGRGDATDEQTDADSFEPLEPIHDGFRNWQKKDYVVRPAELLLDRAQLMGLTAPEMTVLIGGLRALGANYGGSKHGVLTGREGSLTSDFFVNLTDMANSWHPVGGGVFEIRDRKTGAVKWTATEVDLTFGSNSILRAYAEVYAQDDNQEKFVKDFVAAWTKVMNADRFDAI
- a CDS encoding nuclear transport factor 2 family protein, with the translated sequence MKAKFTACAAALCLTLAAGAPAMAREPITAQAVIDKAEIEDLLTRYYAQFGGGVEDHVGEYYAEDGEMVLGANSYKGIAAIKGAYAAVPADAPQRKSFALNILIGNPLITVSGDTATARLVFTEYVVDKQGDAPRILTMGREFDWLVKRNGKWLIQKRQIMGANGTPEGWVD
- a CDS encoding aspartate kinase; this translates as MKFGGTSMAGTERIRRVANIVRRQQAAGHEVAVVVSAMAGETDRLVNFCREANPLYDPAEYDVVVASGEQVTSGLLALTLQAMGCKARSWLGWQLPIHTDDAHSKARIEDFDSEALLASMAAGEIAVIPGFQGLSPANRVTTLGRGGSDTSAVAVAAAVNADRCDIYTDVDGVYTTDPRIVAKARKLSHVTYEEMLELASVGSKVLQTRSVSLAMKEKVRVQVLSSFIDDDAPAADTLPGTMIVSDEELEGLDMERQLITGIAADKNEAKVTLTRIADRPGAVATVFEPLAANNINVDMIIQNVAKDKGETDVTFTVPKADLLRTQALLEENKDKIGFFRMISDDKVAKVSVVGVGMRSHAGVASTMFKALADRGINIQAISTSEIKVSVLIDEDETELAVRVLHTAYDLDAKDEAA
- the ubiG gene encoding bifunctional 2-polyprenyl-6-hydroxyphenol methylase/3-demethylubiquinol 3-O-methyltransferase UbiG yields the protein MANATVASATIRPEEAEHFGALAADWWNPKGSSAMLHKLNPVRLGFLREAVNRHWGADPASLKPLAGRSALDVGCGAGLLAEPLARLGAAVTGVDAAAENIAAASAHAAGGGLAIDYRHGELGALGLGQFNLVTAMEVIEHVADKALFVRQLAERLTDGALMVLSTPNRTPQSRLLMVDAAETVGLIPKGTHHWDDFITPEELGDLLADAGLTMGEPRGIAFSPMKGLHLSGDLSLNYIVTARAG
- a CDS encoding bestrophin family ion channel gives rise to the protein MILRDKPSWVELAFAVRGSIVPLIAPRIAGLMLFSALMVLLHNRYGAFPELEAVGFTVFGIALSLFLGFRNNAAYDRWWEGRKLWGGLLADMRSLAREVQLFVADEDRQRRIIRAARAFIHLHRANLRKLKDDERARELGGVLADAPHPPCAALDAITAELGDALRSGTMDGFGAKALQERVASIALQQAGCERIANTPLPYVYSLLIYRTTYVYCLLLPLALVGTAGWMTPVFVGIVAYVFLGLAEVTEDLSHPFGTTPNALPLDAICRAVEISLAPHLGEEPPAPLGAKNFYLS
- a CDS encoding glycerophosphodiester phosphodiesterase yields the protein MAEAPLTIIAHRGASGERPEHTLASYERAIDQGADFIEPDLVSTKDGVLVARHENEISGTTDVADHPEFADRKAIKTIDGEQVTGWFTEDFTLAELRTLRAKERLPDLRVANTRFDRLFQVPTLAEVLALVKAKEAETGRRIGIYPELKHPTFFKAQGFALGDMLLRQLGEAGYGAKDDPVFIQCFEVGPLEELRPKTKLRLVQLMAAEGAPADRSDMPYARMVTPEGLKRVAAYADGVGADLRLILNSDGSATPLVADAHAAGLLVHGWTLRRENAFLPAMLHNGTDLGAHGNMAGLVRMLEAAGVDGLFSDNPADAIAAR
- a CDS encoding arsenate reductase, producing MTIHFYGIPNCDTVKKARTWLDGQGLSYTFHDYKKEGADAAKLKGWAAIVGWEKLLNRAGTTFRKLPDEAKQDLDGAKAVALMVEQPSMIKRPVVEHSGGLLVGFKPEEWAAALG